In a genomic window of Flavobacterium sp. KACC 22761:
- a CDS encoding leucine-rich repeat domain-containing protein yields the protein MKTKLLLLLLLANFSIYAQYTAIPDVNFEKKLIALGIDSGAVDGLVLTSKISKLTVLEVQNSSITDLTGIQDFVSLEKLICSDNYITSLDVTKLTALTSLTLYSNKLTTIDLSKNTKLDWLDIQSNQLTSLNVANNTALKTFYCTSNKITSLDISKNILLTDFSCTINQITSLDVTNNTALKNLNCSSNGPLTALDLSKNINLISLDCSATGIKSIDISNCPKLTSFKCSDASSLISLNVKNGNNINFTTFDIKRSYAIKCVQVDDPTYSDRYWLSLKEATASFSTNCYGYTAIPDSNFENKLISLGIDKDGKNGKVLTFDISKVSSLNVSSSSIADLTGIQDFAALKVLNASYNKLTNINVSQNPQLEVLQVYNNQLAVLNVSANSKLKELDCQSNLLTALNVSQNSALEQLYCFSNQISSLDVSSNLQLRGLECGQNKLTSLDLSKNTLLYYLECYSNSLTTLDISKNSALMTLNCEQNQLVSLNVSKNTLLDAVYCAKNKITNLDFSKNTVLTDLTCNDNNLYTLNLKNGNNTNLKKASTKLNNNPNLACILVDNTAYSTTNWSSIKDASATYNETSCPSTLYTVIPDLNFEKTLIAKGIDTGTPDGQVLTSAISSVTDLSLYDYPISDLTGIEKFTSLTGLYVSNSQLTSINLSQNTKLKNLNVGNNKLTSLDVSANTLLESLDCSRNLITSLNLSANSKLTNLNVFTNQIANLDLSQNTQLQDLNISTNKISNLDISANVLLQTLDCRLNTLTVLNVSKNTNLTNLSVARNQLGSLDVSQNTQLKNLTVSSNKLTSLTIDNNIALTGLTCDNNKLTSLDVSKNTLLTSIICHYNQIAVLDVSKNIALEQLMCHGNKLAALDVSLNPQLNLLDCLDNKLVSLDISKNPKITELACQNNQLQSLNLKNGHNDILDLTFSDFRNNPNLLCIEVDNDAYSNTKWMSIKDATATYNTNCASMFTQIPDVNFEKKLIALGIDKDGLNGRVFNADINNIISLNIANSNITDISGIAGFTALKYFSCNTNKITSVDLSKNLVLEFLEINENNLTSIDVSKNTNLRVLNVSQNQITSLDLSQNKNLSGISCNYNKLTEIDFTNNNLTQIDCRGNMLTSINVTNQPNLSILSCGLNKITSLDVTQNKKLEELNCDILGLNSINVSENKQLTVLNAFGNNFTSLDVTQNTLLTGLYFAENKISSIDLSQNPLLVTLNGKNNLLTNLDLSKNTALITLDVSNNKLVELNLRNGKNTILDSSLDLKNNPDLTCIKVDDVAYANTNWSSKKDATASFSLYCLPTYTLIPDVNFEEKLISLGLDSGTTDGKVLTSNISTVKELNLYYSNISDLTGIENFKALDSLNVMSNKLTRLDVSQNLTLKYLLANYNNLTEIDLSKNVALENLVISNNSLKAIDVSKNLNLQYFTCSTNQITDIDVSNNKQLRLLWCERNQLTSLDVSKNTNLATILCSENPLLTNVNLKNGNNGVMQLEPYVINFSKNPLLKCIVVDNAIYSNEKWSTFKDATASYSTVDCTAVTAIPDPAFEDKLIALGIDKDGKNGTVLNSSISNVTSLNVLASNIKDLTGIKGFTSLQTLNCSGNQLATLDVSQNKSLASLDCSSNKLVSLNLKNGNNKNFNSNSNFTKNLDLNCIQVDDEIYSNQNWKNFKDSSANYNLDCTSYTTLKDTNFEQKLIDLGIDKDGLNGKIATSDISSITSLDLSNSNITDLSGLENFTALTYLDCDNNNLTSIDVSKNPLLTKLSLNNNKLTSLDVTANTALFNLAFSNNKISSIDLSQNKKVHYVIADQNLLTSIDFSANPEIEIIYCGQNNLTTINVSNLPNLKDLNCIYTNISALDVTSNPKLENLYFNNAKLTTLDLSKNPLLKRLNVSNNQLTTLDISNNPQLELIFVEFNPLVSLNVKNGNNKNFILPTQTGKKTAAALYTSFLNNLSLTCIKVDDVAYSNTNWSKIKETKTTYSETCTLGLEDSVFGKAVVYPNPTKGEVNIQNVSVEKVTVYDTTGKLVKSFQLNSNESNTKIDLSGLPRGVYYLYLINQDAASAKKIVVE from the coding sequence ATGAAAACAAAACTACTTTTGTTGCTTTTATTGGCTAACTTTTCTATTTATGCACAGTATACTGCAATTCCTGATGTTAATTTTGAAAAAAAATTAATCGCTTTAGGAATTGATTCTGGTGCTGTCGATGGACTGGTTCTTACCTCTAAAATTTCTAAATTGACAGTTTTAGAGGTTCAAAATAGTTCAATTACCGATTTAACTGGTATTCAAGACTTTGTTAGTCTGGAAAAACTTATCTGCAGTGATAATTACATTACCTCACTTGATGTTACAAAATTGACGGCTTTGACCAGTTTAACTCTTTACAGCAATAAATTAACAACAATTGATCTCTCAAAGAATACCAAATTAGATTGGTTGGATATTCAAAGCAATCAATTGACCAGTTTAAATGTTGCCAACAATACTGCATTAAAGACTTTTTATTGTACTTCTAATAAAATTACCAGTCTTGATATTTCTAAAAACATATTGTTAACAGATTTTTCTTGTACGATAAACCAAATAACAAGCTTAGATGTAACTAACAATACTGCATTAAAAAATTTAAACTGTTCTAGTAATGGTCCATTAACCGCTTTAGATCTTTCTAAAAACATCAATTTGATTAGTCTGGACTGCTCTGCTACAGGCATCAAAAGCATTGATATTTCGAACTGTCCAAAATTAACTTCTTTCAAATGTAGCGATGCCAGTTCTTTGATTTCTTTAAATGTAAAAAATGGAAATAATATCAATTTTACAACTTTTGATATTAAAAGAAGTTATGCTATAAAATGTGTTCAAGTAGACGACCCAACCTATTCTGATCGTTATTGGTTAAGCTTAAAAGAAGCTACAGCATCTTTCAGTACTAATTGTTACGGTTATACTGCTATTCCCGATTCAAATTTTGAAAACAAATTGATTTCTCTTGGAATTGATAAAGACGGAAAAAATGGAAAAGTCCTGACATTCGATATCTCAAAAGTTTCATCGCTTAATGTTTCATCAAGCTCTATCGCCGACTTAACCGGAATTCAAGATTTTGCTGCTTTGAAAGTTTTAAATGCTTCCTATAATAAATTGACCAATATAAATGTTTCCCAAAACCCGCAGCTAGAGGTGTTGCAGGTATATAACAATCAACTAGCTGTTTTAAATGTTTCGGCGAATAGCAAATTAAAGGAATTGGATTGCCAAAGTAATTTATTGACCGCTTTAAATGTCTCGCAAAATTCAGCATTAGAACAATTATATTGTTTCAGCAATCAAATTTCTTCGTTAGATGTTTCTAGTAATTTACAGTTACGCGGGTTAGAATGTGGTCAAAACAAATTGACTTCTTTAGATCTTTCTAAAAACACGCTTTTATATTATCTTGAGTGTTACTCAAATTCTTTAACAACTCTTGATATTAGTAAAAATAGCGCATTAATGACTTTAAACTGTGAGCAAAATCAGTTAGTAAGTCTGAATGTTTCTAAAAATACTTTACTTGATGCAGTATATTGCGCAAAAAATAAAATCACCAATCTAGATTTTTCCAAAAACACCGTTTTGACTGATTTAACTTGTAACGATAATAATCTTTATACGCTTAATCTAAAAAATGGAAATAATACAAATTTAAAAAAGGCTTCAACCAAGCTTAACAACAATCCTAATTTAGCATGTATCCTAGTAGACAACACGGCTTACTCAACAACAAACTGGTCTAGTATAAAAGATGCTTCGGCTACTTATAATGAAACTTCATGTCCTTCTACTCTTTATACTGTAATTCCTGATCTCAATTTTGAAAAAACTTTAATTGCTAAAGGAATTGACACTGGAACTCCTGACGGTCAAGTCTTGACTTCAGCTATTAGTTCAGTAACCGATTTAAGTCTTTATGATTATCCGATATCAGACTTAACAGGGATCGAAAAATTTACATCCTTAACCGGATTATATGTATCCAACAGTCAATTAACGAGCATAAATTTATCTCAAAATACAAAACTGAAAAATTTAAATGTTGGAAATAATAAACTGACGAGTTTAGATGTTAGTGCTAATACTTTATTAGAATCTCTTGATTGCTCACGAAACCTAATCACAAGTTTAAATCTTTCAGCTAATAGTAAATTGACGAATTTAAATGTCTTTACTAATCAGATAGCAAATTTAGATTTATCTCAAAATACGCAATTACAAGATTTAAATATCAGTACTAATAAAATTTCTAATTTAGATATTAGTGCTAACGTTTTATTACAAACACTTGATTGTCGATTAAATACACTCACCGTTTTAAATGTTTCAAAAAACACTAATCTGACTAACTTAAGTGTGGCGAGGAATCAATTAGGAAGTTTAGATGTATCTCAAAATACACAACTAAAGAATTTAACTGTTAGCAGTAATAAATTAACAAGCTTAACTATTGATAATAATATTGCTTTAACAGGTCTTACATGTGACAATAATAAGTTGACAAGTTTAGATGTATCAAAAAACACACTTTTAACTTCTATAATTTGTCATTACAATCAAATTGCCGTTCTTGATGTTTCAAAAAATATTGCATTAGAGCAATTAATGTGTCATGGCAATAAATTAGCTGCTTTAGATGTATCATTAAATCCTCAATTGAATTTACTGGATTGTTTAGATAACAAATTAGTTTCTCTTGATATTTCAAAAAACCCTAAAATAACCGAATTGGCTTGCCAAAATAATCAGCTTCAAAGCTTAAATTTAAAAAACGGCCATAATGATATTTTAGACCTAACTTTTTCAGATTTTAGAAATAACCCGAATTTGTTGTGTATTGAAGTCGATAATGATGCTTATTCTAACACAAAATGGATGAGTATAAAAGACGCTACAGCTACTTATAATACAAACTGCGCTTCAATGTTTACGCAAATACCTGATGTAAATTTTGAGAAAAAATTAATTGCTTTAGGGATTGACAAAGATGGCCTAAACGGAAGAGTCTTTAATGCTGACATTAACAACATCATTTCTCTTAACATTGCTAATAGTAATATTACAGATATATCAGGAATTGCAGGCTTTACAGCTTTAAAATACTTTTCTTGCAACACAAATAAAATAACTTCTGTTGATCTAAGTAAAAATCTAGTGCTTGAATTTTTAGAAATTAATGAAAACAACCTAACAAGCATAGATGTATCCAAAAACACAAATCTGCGCGTTCTTAACGTTTCACAAAATCAAATAACGTCACTTGATTTATCTCAAAACAAAAATCTTTCTGGAATAAGTTGTAATTATAACAAACTAACTGAAATAGATTTTACTAACAACAATCTTACTCAAATAGATTGTCGCGGAAATATGCTAACAAGCATAAATGTAACAAACCAACCAAATTTATCAATTTTATCATGCGGTTTAAACAAAATAACATCTCTTGATGTAACTCAAAATAAAAAACTTGAAGAGTTAAATTGCGACATTTTGGGATTAAATAGTATAAATGTTTCCGAGAACAAACAATTAACTGTTTTAAATGCGTTCGGAAACAACTTCACTTCCTTAGATGTAACTCAAAATACTCTTTTAACGGGTTTATATTTTGCTGAAAACAAAATATCCTCAATTGATCTTTCGCAAAACCCTTTATTGGTTACGCTGAACGGTAAAAACAATTTGCTGACTAATCTTGATCTTTCGAAAAACACAGCATTAATCACTCTGGATGTATCTAACAATAAATTGGTTGAATTAAACTTAAGAAATGGAAAAAACACCATCTTAGACTCTTCTTTAGACCTAAAAAACAATCCAGATTTAACCTGTATAAAGGTAGATGATGTAGCTTATGCAAATACAAATTGGTCATCAAAAAAAGATGCCACAGCTTCATTTTCATTGTACTGTTTACCTACATATACTTTAATTCCTGATGTTAATTTTGAGGAAAAATTAATTTCTCTAGGTTTAGATTCAGGCACAACAGATGGAAAAGTTTTAACTTCAAATATTTCTACTGTAAAAGAACTAAATCTTTACTATAGCAATATTTCTGATCTTACAGGAATAGAAAATTTCAAAGCATTAGATTCATTAAATGTAATGTCAAATAAGTTGACGCGCTTAGATGTTTCCCAAAATTTGACTTTAAAATATCTTCTTGCCAATTATAATAATTTAACAGAGATTGATCTTTCTAAAAATGTCGCTCTTGAAAACTTAGTTATATCTAATAATAGTTTAAAAGCCATCGATGTTTCAAAGAATCTTAATTTGCAATATTTTACTTGTTCAACAAATCAAATAACAGATATTGATGTTTCAAATAACAAACAATTGCGATTATTATGGTGTGAAAGAAACCAGTTAACAAGCTTGGATGTTTCTAAAAACACGAATTTAGCAACTATTCTCTGCTCCGAAAATCCGTTGCTGACCAATGTAAACTTAAAAAATGGAAACAATGGCGTGATGCAATTGGAACCGTACGTAATTAACTTTTCGAAAAATCCTTTGCTTAAATGTATTGTTGTTGACAATGCCATTTATTCTAATGAAAAATGGTCTACTTTTAAAGATGCTACAGCATCATATTCAACTGTAGATTGCACTGCCGTAACTGCAATACCGGATCCAGCTTTTGAAGACAAATTAATTGCTTTAGGAATCGACAAAGATGGTAAAAACGGAACTGTTTTAAATAGCAGTATTTCAAATGTAACTTCTTTAAATGTCTTGGCTAGCAACATCAAAGACTTAACAGGAATTAAAGGTTTCACTAGCTTACAAACTCTTAATTGCAGCGGAAATCAATTAGCGACGCTGGATGTTTCACAAAACAAAAGTTTGGCTTCTCTTGATTGCAGCAGCAATAAATTAGTTTCTCTTAACCTGAAAAATGGGAACAATAAAAACTTTAACAGCAATTCTAACTTTACTAAAAATTTAGATTTAAACTGTATTCAGGTTGATGATGAAATTTACTCCAACCAAAACTGGAAAAACTTTAAAGACAGCTCTGCAAATTACAACTTAGATTGTACCTCTTACACAACACTTAAAGACACTAATTTTGAACAAAAATTAATTGATTTAGGAATTGATAAAGATGGTCTTAACGGAAAAATTGCTACCTCCGATATTAGCTCGATCACTTCTTTAGATTTATCAAACTCTAATATTACCGATTTATCTGGTCTGGAAAACTTTACAGCTTTGACTTATTTAGATTGTGATAACAACAATTTGACCTCAATTGATGTCAGCAAAAATCCGTTACTGACTAAACTTTCGCTAAATAATAATAAGTTGACAAGTTTAGATGTGACAGCAAATACCGCATTATTTAACCTTGCATTCAGCAACAATAAAATCTCATCTATTGATTTGTCTCAGAATAAAAAAGTTCATTACGTAATTGCCGATCAAAATTTACTGACAAGTATTGATTTTTCTGCAAATCCTGAAATAGAGATAATTTACTGCGGTCAAAATAATTTGACAACAATAAACGTATCAAACTTGCCAAATCTAAAAGATTTGAATTGTATTTATACTAATATTTCAGCGCTTGATGTTACATCAAATCCAAAATTGGAAAATCTATATTTCAATAATGCAAAATTGACGACATTAGATTTGAGCAAAAATCCATTGTTAAAAAGATTAAATGTGAGTAATAATCAATTAACAACTTTAGACATTTCTAATAATCCTCAATTAGAACTTATTTTTGTTGAGTTTAATCCTTTAGTATCGCTTAACGTTAAAAATGGTAATAATAAAAACTTCATTTTACCAACTCAAACCGGCAAGAAAACAGCAGCTGCGCTCTATACAAGCTTCTTAAACAATTTAAGTCTTACTTGTATCAAAGTGGATGATGTTGCTTATTCTAACACAAATTGGTCTAAGATAAAAGAAACTAAAACAACTTATTCAGAAACTTGTACACTTGGTCTTGAAGATTCTGTTTTTGGAAAAGCAGTGGTTTATCCGAACCCAACAAAAGGAGAAGTTAACATTCAAAATGTGTCGGTAGAAAAAGTTACTGTTTATGATACAACTGGGAAATTGGTAAAATCATTCCAATTAAATTCAAATGAATCTAATACTAAAATTGATTTATCTGGATTGCCAAGGGGTGTTTATTATTTATACTTGATTAACCAAGATGCGGCTTCGGCAAAGAAAATTGTTGTAGAATAA
- a CDS encoding L-threonine 3-dehydrogenase — translation MNPKILIIGACGQIGTELTQKLRKLYGTENVIASDIRKLNTDVVNSGPFEVVNALDFNQIEHLVEVHQITDVYLMAALLSATAEKNPAFAWDLNMNSLFHVLNLAKAKKIKKIFWPSSIAVFGPTTPKENTPQYTVMEPSTVYGISKQAGERWCEYYHNIYGVDVRSIRYPGLISWSTPPGGGTTDYAVDIFYKAIADKKYECFLSSETKMPMMYMDDAIDATINIMKAPAEEIKIHSSYNLAAMSFTPTEIAAEIKKHIPEFEITYNPDFRQKIADSWPASIDDSSAREDWGWNHKFDLETMTKDMIEHLS, via the coding sequence ATGAATCCGAAAATATTGATCATTGGCGCTTGTGGTCAAATTGGGACCGAACTGACCCAAAAACTACGCAAGCTGTACGGAACAGAAAACGTAATTGCTTCTGATATCCGAAAATTAAATACTGATGTTGTTAACTCAGGACCTTTTGAAGTGGTCAATGCTTTAGATTTTAACCAAATTGAACATCTTGTCGAAGTGCACCAAATTACAGATGTATATTTAATGGCCGCGCTTTTGTCTGCAACTGCTGAAAAAAACCCTGCTTTTGCTTGGGATTTGAATATGAATTCGCTTTTTCACGTTTTGAATTTGGCTAAAGCCAAAAAAATAAAAAAGATTTTCTGGCCTTCAAGTATCGCCGTTTTTGGACCAACTACTCCAAAAGAAAACACACCTCAATATACCGTAATGGAACCTTCAACCGTTTACGGAATCAGTAAACAAGCGGGCGAAAGATGGTGTGAATATTACCATAACATTTATGGTGTTGATGTTCGCAGTATTCGTTATCCGGGCTTGATCAGCTGGTCAACTCCTCCAGGCGGTGGAACGACAGATTATGCTGTTGATATTTTCTACAAAGCTATTGCCGATAAAAAATACGAATGCTTTTTATCTTCGGAAACCAAAATGCCGATGATGTATATGGATGATGCAATTGACGCAACCATCAACATCATGAAAGCTCCGGCTGAAGAAATTAAAATTCATTCATCATACAATTTGGCGGCCATGAGTTTTACTCCGACAGAAATTGCTGCAGAAATCAAAAAACATATTCCGGAGTTTGAAATTACTTATAATCCAGATTTCCGTCAAAAAATTGCGGATAGCTGGCCAGCAAGTATTGACGACAGTTCTGCCAGAGAAGACTGGGGATGGAATCATAAATTTGATTTGGAAACCATGACAAAAGATATGATTGAGCATTTGAGTTAA
- a CDS encoding M1 family metallopeptidase, with amino-acid sequence MRKIVLLSFLSLGLNSAFAQSAPYWQQHVDYKMEVSMDVKTYQYKGKQELVYTNNSPDTLRKVFYHLYPNAFQPGSEMDARLHSIKDPDARMVNKVKDAEGKEIKQSRIETLKPNEIGFLKISNFKQDGVAAQTRLSSTILEVTLAKPILPGSKTTFTLDFDGQVPVQIRRSGRNNKEGVELSMSQWYPKLAEFDFEGWHADPYVAREFHGVWGDFDVKITIDKEYTIGGSGYLQDKNSIGHGYEDAGVTVTYPKKAKTLTWHFIAPNVHDFTWAADKAYTHDIVKGPNDVDLHFFYKNDEKTTANWKQLEPLMVKVMDYYNHRVGQYPYKQYSFIQGGDGGMEYAMCTLMLGSGTLEGILGTATHELGHSWFQHILASNESKHPWMDEGFTTYIEDSALNELKGDKKEVNPFEGNYKAYYSLVNSGKEQPQTTHGDRYDENRPYSISSYVKGSIFLSQLEYVIGKENVDKTLKRYYNDFKFKHPTPNDIKRSAERVSGAELDWYLVDWAQTANTIDYGIKDVADNAGKTTVTLERIGRMPMPIDLKVDYTDGTSETFYIPLRMMNFIKPNPNPNQKRTVLEDWAWAQSNYSFTIDKNKTAIKKITIDPSGLMADIKQTNNVFEVK; translated from the coding sequence ATGCGAAAAATTGTATTATTATCCTTTCTGAGTTTGGGTCTAAACTCTGCCTTTGCCCAAAGCGCTCCATATTGGCAGCAACACGTCGATTATAAAATGGAAGTATCGATGGATGTAAAAACCTATCAATACAAAGGAAAACAAGAATTAGTTTATACAAACAATTCTCCTGATACTTTAAGAAAAGTTTTCTATCATTTATATCCAAATGCTTTTCAGCCAGGAAGCGAAATGGATGCACGTTTGCATTCTATAAAAGATCCAGATGCAAGAATGGTGAATAAAGTTAAAGATGCTGAAGGAAAAGAAATCAAACAAAGCCGAATTGAAACTTTAAAACCAAATGAAATCGGGTTCTTGAAAATCAGCAATTTTAAACAAGATGGAGTTGCTGCTCAAACCAGACTTTCATCTACAATTTTAGAAGTGACTTTGGCGAAACCAATTTTGCCAGGTTCAAAAACTACTTTCACCTTAGATTTTGACGGACAAGTTCCAGTTCAAATTCGTCGTTCTGGACGAAATAATAAAGAAGGAGTTGAGCTTTCGATGTCACAATGGTATCCAAAATTAGCCGAATTCGATTTTGAAGGATGGCACGCCGATCCATACGTTGCGAGAGAATTTCACGGCGTTTGGGGAGATTTTGACGTAAAAATTACAATTGATAAAGAGTATACAATCGGAGGTTCAGGGTATTTACAAGACAAAAATTCAATCGGACATGGTTATGAAGATGCTGGCGTAACAGTAACGTATCCTAAAAAAGCAAAGACGTTGACTTGGCATTTTATTGCGCCAAATGTTCACGATTTTACTTGGGCAGCTGATAAAGCGTACACACATGATATCGTAAAAGGACCAAACGATGTTGATTTGCATTTCTTTTACAAAAACGACGAAAAAACAACTGCAAACTGGAAACAACTTGAGCCTTTAATGGTTAAAGTTATGGACTACTACAACCACAGAGTTGGGCAATATCCTTATAAACAATATTCATTTATTCAAGGTGGCGACGGCGGAATGGAATACGCAATGTGTACTTTGATGCTTGGAAGCGGAACACTTGAAGGAATTTTAGGAACGGCAACGCACGAATTAGGTCACTCGTGGTTCCAACATATTTTGGCTTCAAACGAATCAAAACACCCTTGGATGGATGAAGGTTTTACAACTTACATCGAAGACAGTGCTTTGAACGAATTAAAAGGAGATAAAAAAGAAGTAAATCCTTTTGAAGGAAATTATAAAGCTTATTACAGTTTAGTAAATTCTGGCAAAGAACAGCCACAAACTACGCATGGTGACCGTTATGATGAAAATCGTCCGTACAGTATTTCATCTTATGTAAAAGGAAGTATTTTCCTTTCGCAATTGGAATATGTAATTGGAAAAGAAAACGTTGACAAAACTTTAAAAAGATATTACAACGATTTTAAATTCAAACATCCAACTCCAAATGATATCAAAAGATCGGCAGAAAGAGTTTCTGGTGCAGAATTAGATTGGTATTTAGTGGATTGGGCACAAACAGCAAACACAATTGATTACGGAATCAAAGACGTTGCTGATAATGCTGGAAAAACAACAGTTACTTTGGAAAGAATTGGAAGAATGCCAATGCCAATTGATTTAAAAGTGGATTATACAGATGGAACTTCTGAAACATTCTACATTCCATTGAGAATGATGAATTTCATTAAACCGAATCCAAATCCAAACCAAAAAAGAACTGTTTTAGAGGATTGGGCTTGGGCGCAATCAAACTACAGTTTTACAATTGACAAAAACAAAACGGCAATCAAAAAAATCACTATCGATCCAAGCGGATTAATGGCTGATATTAAGCAAACAAATAATGTTTTTGAAGTAAAATAA
- a CDS encoding S8 family peptidase: MSHIKPLKLSAFALLVLAGCGTTLQAQSAASKEFIKAPLAVVKKAPVTDNELKRWSHLDLVKDSIPGMSVDRAYAELLQGKTGQKVIVGIVDSGIDIEHEDLQGMIWTNPKEIPGNGIDDDKNGFIDDVHGWNFLGNAVHENLELTRIVKKGDDGSAQYKVALAEYNDKYDEALKNKQQVDALLNIHNTIKKELGKTTYKLEDLSTIKSADPKVLYCKDAMTQIFTNAGPTFDPEADFEEYREQVYDELNYNLNKEYDGRKIVGDNPDDIKNNHYGNNIVFGPDKEKALHGTHVAGIIGQVRGNNLGGDGITNNVEILTVRAVPDGDEYDKDIALAIRYAVDNGAKVINGSFGKSFSPHKDWVYDALKYAAKKDVLIVHAAGNDGYNIDETKNINYPNDSKDNVNEFTNNVITVGAINKQYGENVVAGFSNFGKINVDVFAPGEEIYATVPNNKYKYLQGTSMASPNVAGVAALIRSYYPKLKAVQVKQILMDSGVALPAKVVLGENEETGEKPAAVSSTESSRTAKMVNAYNALLMAEKMSKK, from the coding sequence ATGAGTCATATAAAACCATTAAAATTATCTGCTTTTGCTTTATTGGTTTTAGCAGGATGTGGCACTACTTTACAGGCACAATCTGCTGCTTCTAAAGAATTTATTAAAGCACCTTTGGCTGTTGTGAAAAAAGCTCCAGTCACTGACAATGAATTAAAAAGATGGAGTCACCTGGACTTGGTAAAAGATTCTATCCCAGGAATGAGTGTTGATAGGGCTTACGCCGAATTATTACAAGGAAAAACAGGCCAGAAAGTAATCGTTGGGATTGTAGATTCTGGCATTGATATCGAGCACGAAGATTTGCAAGGAATGATTTGGACAAATCCAAAAGAAATTCCAGGCAACGGAATCGATGATGACAAAAACGGATTTATTGATGACGTTCACGGTTGGAATTTCCTAGGAAATGCAGTGCACGAAAATCTTGAATTGACGCGTATCGTGAAAAAAGGCGATGACGGTTCTGCTCAATACAAAGTTGCTTTGGCAGAATACAATGATAAGTACGATGAAGCTTTAAAAAATAAACAACAAGTAGATGCGTTATTAAATATTCACAATACTATAAAAAAAGAGTTAGGAAAAACAACCTATAAACTTGAAGATTTAAGTACAATTAAATCAGCTGACCCCAAAGTTCTATATTGTAAAGACGCAATGACTCAAATTTTCACAAATGCTGGTCCCACTTTTGATCCAGAAGCTGATTTTGAAGAGTATAGAGAACAAGTTTACGATGAGCTGAACTACAATTTAAATAAAGAGTACGACGGAAGAAAAATTGTAGGCGACAATCCGGATGACATCAAAAACAATCATTATGGAAACAATATTGTTTTTGGTCCAGATAAAGAAAAAGCATTACACGGAACTCACGTTGCTGGAATTATTGGACAAGTCCGTGGCAATAATTTAGGAGGAGACGGAATCACAAACAATGTTGAAATCTTGACTGTAAGAGCAGTTCCAGACGGAGACGAATATGATAAAGATATCGCGCTTGCTATTCGCTATGCAGTTGACAACGGAGCAAAAGTAATCAACGGAAGTTTTGGAAAAAGCTTTTCACCACATAAAGACTGGGTTTATGACGCGTTGAAATATGCAGCCAAAAAAGATGTTTTGATCGTACACGCAGCAGGTAATGACGGATATAATATTGATGAAACAAAAAACATCAATTACCCAAATGATTCTAAAGACAATGTAAACGAGTTTACAAACAACGTAATCACGGTTGGCGCAATCAACAAACAATATGGCGAAAATGTAGTGGCAGGATTTTCAAATTTCGGAAAAATAAATGTTGACGTTTTTGCTCCAGGAGAAGAAATTTATGCAACAGTTCCAAACAATAAATACAAATATCTGCAAGGAACTTCAATGGCATCGCCAAATGTTGCTGGTGTAGCGGCATTGATTCGTTCGTATTATCCAAAATTGAAAGCAGTTCAGGTGAAACAAATTTTAATGGATTCTGGAGTGGCGCTTCCTGCAAAAGTAGTTTTGGGTGAAAATGAAGAAACAGGTGAAAAGCCAGCAGCAGTTTCATCAACAGAATCATCTCGAACAGCTAAAATGGTAAATGCTTACAATGCATTGCTTATGGCCGAAAAAATGTCTAAAAAATAA